A single window of Streptomyces griseoviridis DNA harbors:
- a CDS encoding DUF4097 family beta strand repeat-containing protein yields MPSFDTPGPISAVAHVDAGSIRFIAADRADTVVEVLPRDPKKDRDVRAAEQTEVRYASGLLSIRTPKGRLLVGPSGTVDVTVELPLDSEVEMTGAWVQVHGEGRLGEVRVKTSSGDVRLDRTGPLRLTAAHGNISVDRVEGGAEITTSSGSLRVGTVGGGAVLKNSHGTTTVGTALDDLRVSGANGDILIDRAEGSVTATTAHGTLRVGEVARGTVQLETSYGAIEVGVRAGSAAWLDVSSDSGQVTNALTSSEGPAGSEDTVEVRARTRYGNVDILRARG; encoded by the coding sequence ATGCCTTCTTTCGACACCCCCGGACCGATCTCGGCCGTCGCTCACGTGGACGCCGGGTCGATCCGGTTCATCGCCGCCGACCGGGCCGACACGGTCGTCGAGGTGCTGCCCCGCGACCCGAAGAAGGACCGGGACGTGCGGGCCGCCGAGCAGACCGAAGTGCGGTACGCGAGCGGTCTGTTGAGCATCAGGACGCCCAAGGGGCGCCTGCTGGTGGGGCCTTCGGGCACCGTGGACGTGACGGTCGAACTGCCCCTGGACTCGGAGGTGGAGATGACCGGAGCCTGGGTCCAGGTGCACGGCGAGGGCCGGCTCGGCGAGGTCCGGGTGAAGACCTCGTCGGGCGATGTCAGGCTCGACCGCACCGGCCCGCTGCGGCTGACCGCCGCGCACGGCAACATCAGCGTGGACCGCGTCGAGGGCGGCGCCGAGATCACCACCAGCTCCGGCAGTCTGCGCGTCGGGACCGTCGGCGGCGGTGCCGTCCTGAAGAACTCGCACGGCACCACGACCGTCGGCACCGCCCTGGACGATCTGCGGGTCAGCGGCGCCAACGGCGACATCCTCATCGACCGCGCCGAGGGCTCGGTCACCGCGACCACCGCCCACGGCACCCTCCGGGTGGGTGAAGTGGCGCGGGGGACGGTGCAGTTGGAGACGTCGTACGGCGCCATCGAGGTCGGGGTCCGTGCGGGCAGCGCCGCCTGGCTCGACGTCAGCTCGGACTCCGGGCAGGTCACCAACGCGCTCACCTCGTCGGAGGGTCCGGCCGGGTCCGAGGACACGGTCGAGGTCAGGGCCCGCACCCGGTACGGCAACGTCGACATCCTGCGCGCCCGGGGCTGA
- a CDS encoding toxin-antitoxin system HicB family antitoxin, producing the protein MDLTPYVDNLRRELAVAAEAGGREARELAERLTAPLDSAARLTMLHVLSAAMDEITRELAPGSVDVRLRGLDPDFVVTRPPGALAGEPYDAGSAPVEAPKISADGDDGGTARVNLRLPAHLKARAEEAANREGLSVNAWLVRAVSGAVDGGAPARPAERNRAGRTVGQNFTGWVR; encoded by the coding sequence ATGGACCTCACGCCGTATGTCGACAACCTCCGCCGTGAACTCGCGGTGGCCGCCGAAGCGGGCGGTCGGGAAGCTCGCGAGCTGGCCGAGCGGCTCACCGCTCCGCTGGACTCGGCGGCCCGCCTGACGATGCTTCACGTGCTCTCCGCCGCGATGGACGAGATCACCCGTGAACTCGCCCCCGGCTCGGTCGACGTACGGCTGCGCGGGCTCGACCCCGACTTCGTCGTGACGCGGCCCCCGGGCGCCCTGGCGGGCGAGCCGTACGACGCAGGGAGCGCGCCCGTCGAGGCGCCCAAGATCTCGGCCGACGGCGACGACGGCGGCACCGCCCGCGTCAATCTCCGTCTGCCCGCCCACCTCAAGGCGCGCGCCGAGGAGGCCGCGAACCGGGAGGGCCTGTCGGTCAACGCCTGGCTGGTGCGGGCCGTTTCGGGCGCCGTCGACGGCGGCGCGCCCGCGCGTCCGGCGGAGCGGAACCGCGCCGGACGCACCGTCGGACAGAACTTCACGGGCTGGGTGCGCTAG
- a CDS encoding LacI family DNA-binding transcriptional regulator — translation MVRSGSASVAAGPTLAVVAREAGVSVPTASKVVNGREDVAPETRRRVTEALDRLGYARRPRFDVAKVPGLVDLVVHSLDTSWSGAVLHGVEAAAHDAGLEVVVSAGAGRTRGGRPERSWLDKLIARGSSGVLFNLAELTSSQYAWLEQHRIPFVMIDPVLEPPPGVVSVGAANWQGGVTATDHLLALGHERIAVVAGHQHTVCGNARVAGYRSALASAGLRHRPEYVRHAGFDESVAHRRMLDLLDLPEPPTAVFVCSDRMALGVYEALAERGLRVPDDVSVIGFGDLPESGWLSPALTTVRQPLSEMAATALRLLVRMMDGERPESTRTELSTRLVPRSSTAPARGTA, via the coding sequence ATGGTCCGTTCGGGGAGTGCGAGCGTGGCGGCCGGTCCCACGCTCGCCGTCGTGGCGCGCGAGGCGGGAGTCTCCGTGCCGACCGCGTCCAAGGTCGTCAACGGGCGTGAGGACGTGGCGCCCGAGACCAGGCGCCGGGTGACGGAGGCCCTTGACCGGCTCGGCTACGCGCGCAGGCCGCGCTTCGACGTGGCCAAGGTGCCGGGACTCGTCGACCTCGTCGTGCACTCCCTCGACACCTCCTGGTCGGGGGCCGTACTGCACGGCGTGGAGGCCGCCGCCCACGACGCCGGCCTTGAGGTGGTGGTGTCCGCCGGGGCCGGCCGGACCAGGGGCGGGCGCCCCGAACGGAGCTGGCTCGACAAGCTGATCGCGCGCGGGTCGTCCGGAGTCCTGTTCAATCTGGCGGAGTTGACGTCGTCGCAGTACGCGTGGCTCGAACAGCACCGCATCCCATTCGTGATGATCGACCCGGTGCTCGAACCCCCGCCGGGCGTCGTCTCGGTGGGTGCCGCGAACTGGCAGGGCGGGGTGACCGCCACCGACCATCTGCTCGCCCTCGGCCATGAGCGCATCGCCGTCGTCGCCGGGCACCAGCACACGGTGTGCGGCAACGCCCGGGTGGCCGGCTACCGTTCCGCCCTCGCCTCGGCCGGGCTGCGGCACCGGCCCGAGTATGTGCGGCACGCCGGGTTCGACGAGAGCGTCGCGCACCGCCGGATGCTCGATCTGCTCGACCTGCCGGAACCGCCGACCGCCGTGTTCGTCTGCTCGGACCGGATGGCCCTCGGCGTCTACGAGGCCCTGGCGGAACGGGGGTTGAGGGTGCCGGACGACGTCAGCGTCATCGGGTTCGGCGACCTCCCCGAGTCCGGCTGGCTCTCCCCCGCCCTCACCACCGTCCGCCAGCCCCTGTCGGAGATGGCGGCGACGGCGCTGCGCCTGCTGGTCCGGATGATGGACGGTGAACGGCCCGAGAGCACCCGGACGGAACTGTCCACCCGGCTGGTGCCGCGCTCCAGCACGGCACCCGCGCGGGGGACGGCGTGA
- a CDS encoding family 43 glycosylhydrolase — protein MTMLHNPVIRGFAPDPSLVRVGDWYYVATSSFEWFPTIPLHRSRDLLNWEYAGHVGGAVPGDSLGGVPDSGGVWAPSLSWDGERFWVVYGVVRSLETPYFDVDVYVSTAMKVGGEWSAPRRVASHGFDPALFHHEGRLWLLNLQNDHRPGGRRFAGIVMTELDRATLAPIGPTRLLLQHERLLEGPKLVRRGDWFYLVLAEGGTGFEHGVRVARSRHVTGPYELDERPLLTSRDDPSVPLQKAGHGELVRTAGGDWVLSHLASRPVATPSGPRCTLGRETAVQAVVWDEDGWPRLRQGGHHPDVNVDINVDVNVSGNIDDVATADSRPYTHAQAYSGSGSGSGSGHAVNIDGHVDGSDGSIDRRVDVDSTLEVDADRELTADIDAPVHSGSFGSSDPRLVDHLEWPWSTLRAPVDSSWARVDQRTGAIRLRGRHGPESLWARSLLARRITEHRAEAEVTVDARPHTFTQAAGLVLYYNTVACLSLDLTWAEPEGEAQCGQQWAVGRPDGRGGRTVLRLVERTEDGPREVAVVGIGADDAETEAAPVTLGVSVTGADARFWWVRDGVRTPIGGVLDFGRLSDDHGGRLRFTGAMVGIHAMDLVDAAFTAEFTGFRLACG, from the coding sequence GTGACGATGTTGCACAATCCCGTGATCCGCGGCTTCGCCCCCGACCCCTCGCTGGTCCGGGTCGGTGACTGGTACTACGTGGCCACCAGCTCGTTCGAATGGTTCCCCACGATCCCGCTGCACCGGTCACGGGACCTGCTGAACTGGGAGTACGCCGGTCACGTGGGCGGAGCGGTCCCCGGCGATTCCCTGGGCGGGGTGCCCGACTCGGGCGGGGTGTGGGCACCCTCGCTCAGCTGGGACGGTGAACGGTTCTGGGTCGTGTACGGAGTCGTCCGTTCGCTTGAGACGCCCTACTTCGACGTCGATGTGTACGTGTCGACGGCCATGAAGGTGGGCGGCGAGTGGAGCGCGCCCCGGCGGGTGGCCAGTCACGGGTTCGATCCCGCGCTGTTCCATCACGAAGGACGGCTGTGGCTGCTCAACCTCCAGAACGACCACCGGCCCGGCGGCCGACGGTTCGCCGGGATCGTCATGACCGAACTGGACCGCGCCACCCTCGCTCCGATCGGCCCCACCAGGTTGCTCCTCCAGCACGAACGGCTCCTTGAAGGGCCGAAGTTGGTGCGGCGCGGCGACTGGTTCTATCTGGTGCTCGCCGAGGGCGGCACCGGGTTCGAGCACGGGGTGCGGGTGGCCAGGTCCCGGCATGTGACCGGGCCCTACGAACTCGACGAACGACCGCTGCTCACCTCGCGCGACGACCCCTCGGTGCCGCTCCAGAAGGCCGGGCACGGGGAGTTGGTGCGAACAGCGGGCGGCGACTGGGTGTTGAGCCACCTCGCCTCCCGGCCGGTCGCCACCCCGTCGGGGCCACGCTGCACCCTCGGCCGGGAGACCGCCGTCCAGGCCGTGGTGTGGGACGAGGACGGGTGGCCTCGGTTGCGGCAGGGCGGTCATCATCCAGACGTCAATGTTGACATCAACGTTGACGTCAACGTCAGTGGCAACATTGACGATGTTGCCACCGCCGACTCTCGCCCCTACACCCACGCCCAGGCCTACTCCGGCTCCGGCTCCGGCTCCGGCTCCGGGCACGCCGTCAACATTGACGGACATGTTGACGGAAGCGACGGAAGCATTGACAGGCGCGTTGATGTTGACTCCACCCTTGAGGTTGACGCCGACCGCGAGCTAACCGCCGACATTGACGCCCCCGTCCATAGTGGATCGTTCGGCAGTTCCGACCCTCGGTTGGTTGACCACCTTGAGTGGCCCTGGAGCACCTTGCGGGCTCCTGTTGATTCGTCCTGGGCCCGGGTCGACCAGCGGACCGGGGCCATACGGCTGCGCGGGCGGCATGGGCCCGAGTCGTTGTGGGCGCGCAGTCTGCTGGCCCGGCGGATCACCGAGCACCGGGCCGAGGCCGAGGTCACCGTCGACGCACGGCCGCACACCTTCACCCAGGCCGCGGGGCTGGTCCTCTACTACAACACCGTGGCCTGTCTGAGCCTCGATCTGACCTGGGCCGAGCCCGAGGGCGAGGCGCAGTGCGGGCAGCAGTGGGCCGTCGGCCGGCCGGACGGTCGCGGTGGGCGGACCGTGCTGCGGCTGGTGGAGCGGACGGAGGACGGGCCTCGGGAAGTGGCCGTGGTGGGCATCGGAGCGGATGACGCGGAGACAGAAGCGGCGCCTGTGACGCTGGGGGTCAGCGTGACGGGGGCCGACGCGCGGTTCTGGTGGGTCCGGGACGGGGTGCGGACCCCGATCGGCGGAGTCCTCGATTTCGGGCGGCTCTCCGACGACCACGGGGGCCGGCTCCGGTTCACCGGGGCGATGGTCGGCATCCACGCCATGGACCTGGTCGACGCGGCGTTCACCGCCGAGTTCACCGGGTTCCGCTTGGCGTGCGGGTAG
- a CDS encoding hydroxyacid dehydrogenase, with the protein MPATRPTAVFAMDPVHLPRLFPPHLMTRLRETVAVNPALVVRDFADPAATPALADAEILITGWGSPHLDHHALAAAPGLRTVLHAAGSVRSLVGQDVWAHGISVSSAVTGNALPVAEYTLAMILLTGKDAFTHRERFRAGRTHPTPAETAHTGNVGRRVGVIGASRVGRRLLELLRPFDLTVLLHDPYVGAAEAASLGAESLPLDQLLAHSDIVTLHAPDIPETHRILDAGRLALIRDGGVLINTSRGALIDPDALTEELVSGRLSAVLDVTEPEPLPAHSPLYDLPNVFLTPHIAGSLGNELQRLGLIVTEEAERLASGGTLAHEVRVGDLGRVA; encoded by the coding sequence ATGCCCGCCACCCGGCCCACGGCCGTCTTCGCGATGGACCCGGTCCACCTCCCCCGGCTCTTTCCGCCGCACCTCATGACACGGCTCAGGGAAACCGTCGCCGTCAACCCCGCGCTCGTCGTACGCGACTTCGCCGACCCCGCAGCGACCCCCGCCCTCGCCGACGCGGAGATCCTGATCACCGGCTGGGGCAGCCCCCACCTCGACCACCACGCCCTGGCCGCCGCACCCGGGCTGCGCACCGTGCTGCACGCCGCGGGATCCGTCCGCTCCCTCGTCGGCCAGGACGTCTGGGCGCACGGGATCAGCGTCTCCAGCGCGGTCACCGGCAACGCGCTGCCCGTCGCCGAGTACACCCTCGCGATGATCCTGCTCACCGGGAAGGACGCCTTCACTCACCGCGAACGATTCCGCGCCGGTCGCACCCACCCGACCCCGGCCGAGACCGCGCACACCGGAAACGTCGGCCGACGCGTCGGAGTCATCGGCGCCTCGCGGGTCGGACGGCGGCTGCTCGAACTGCTACGGCCCTTCGACCTGACGGTGCTGCTGCACGACCCCTACGTCGGCGCCGCCGAGGCCGCGTCGCTCGGCGCCGAGTCCCTGCCCCTCGACCAACTCCTCGCGCACAGCGACATCGTGACCCTGCACGCCCCCGACATCCCCGAGACCCACCGCATACTCGACGCCGGACGCCTTGCCCTGATCCGCGACGGAGGCGTCCTCATCAACACCTCCAGGGGAGCACTGATCGACCCCGACGCGCTGACCGAGGAACTCGTCTCCGGGCGGCTGAGTGCCGTACTCGACGTGACCGAACCGGAACCGCTGCCCGCCCACTCGCCCCTGTACGACCTGCCGAACGTCTTCCTCACCCCGCACATCGCCGGCTCCCTCGGCAACGAACTCCAACGGCTCGGCCTGATCGTCACCGAGGAAGCCGAACGGCTCGCGAGCGGCGGAACGTTGGCCCATGAGGTACGCGTGGGGGATCTGGGGCGGGTGGCTTAG
- a CDS encoding carboxylesterase family protein, with product MESGIAVFRGIPYAAPPFGPRRFRPPQPPEPWDGVRDAGAFGPTPPKPPYSEAFAKLLADPVVPGDDCLNLNVWTPEPGRGARLPVLVWLHGGALTRGSAAVPVYDGRTFARDGVVFVSVNYRLGVEGYGLFPDTPANPGLRDQLAALHWVHASIAAFGGDPNRVTLCGQSAGAISIGALLAAPQAQGLVRRAVLQSGPPEAFDRDKVRRMVRRMATRLKVPATAAAFAEVDRELLLRTQADVGRLSSPVLGGPSFGLVVDGDLVPRDPLEALVEGDVARGVDLMMGWTKDEYRLWLVPGGLLERVDRLGGIALAGAMARCHCGHDVPRGYRALHPGAGAAEIVGQLVTDHLLRIPLQRLADARADSSYVYEFGWPSNLPGLGSCHALELGFVFDTGDVPESRKLAGEGAPQELADEMHAAWVRFVVEGDPGWRHWDASHPVRMFGTDGPSIEHGPRDAEIALWAADAARPDEPPTATSPGARGTEIRSVVRRLRLPGSVRRH from the coding sequence ATGGAGAGCGGGATCGCCGTCTTCCGTGGCATCCCGTACGCGGCCCCGCCCTTCGGCCCCCGCCGGTTCCGGCCGCCGCAGCCGCCGGAGCCCTGGGACGGTGTCAGGGACGCGGGCGCCTTCGGGCCGACGCCGCCGAAACCGCCGTACTCGGAGGCGTTCGCAAAGCTGCTGGCCGATCCGGTCGTGCCCGGTGACGACTGCCTCAACCTCAATGTGTGGACCCCGGAGCCGGGCAGGGGCGCCCGCCTCCCCGTCCTGGTGTGGCTGCACGGCGGCGCCCTGACCAGGGGTTCCGCCGCTGTCCCGGTGTACGACGGGCGGACCTTCGCGCGGGACGGCGTCGTCTTCGTCTCGGTGAACTACCGGCTCGGGGTCGAGGGCTACGGCCTGTTCCCCGACACGCCCGCCAACCCCGGTCTGCGCGACCAGCTCGCCGCGCTGCACTGGGTGCACGCGTCGATCGCGGCGTTCGGCGGCGACCCGAACCGGGTCACCCTCTGCGGGCAGTCCGCCGGCGCCATCAGCATCGGCGCGCTGCTGGCCGCCCCGCAGGCCCAGGGCCTGGTGCGCCGCGCGGTGCTCCAGAGCGGGCCGCCCGAGGCGTTCGACCGGGACAAGGTGCGGCGCATGGTGCGCCGGATGGCGACCCGGCTGAAGGTGCCCGCCACGGCGGCGGCCTTCGCTGAGGTCGACCGCGAGCTGCTGCTGCGCACCCAGGCGGACGTCGGCCGGCTCAGCAGTCCGGTGCTCGGCGGCCCGTCGTTCGGGCTGGTAGTGGACGGCGACCTGGTCCCGCGCGATCCGCTGGAGGCCCTGGTCGAGGGCGACGTGGCGCGGGGCGTCGACCTGATGATGGGGTGGACGAAGGACGAGTACCGCCTGTGGCTGGTCCCCGGCGGGCTGCTCGAACGGGTCGACCGGCTCGGCGGGATAGCCCTGGCCGGGGCGATGGCCCGCTGCCACTGCGGCCATGACGTCCCGCGCGGCTATCGTGCCCTGCACCCGGGCGCCGGGGCCGCCGAGATCGTCGGACAGCTCGTCACGGACCACCTGTTGCGCATCCCGTTGCAGCGGCTCGCGGACGCCCGCGCCGACTCGTCGTACGTCTACGAGTTCGGCTGGCCCTCGAACCTTCCCGGCCTCGGCTCCTGTCACGCCCTTGAGCTGGGCTTCGTCTTCGACACCGGGGACGTGCCCGAGTCCCGCAAGCTGGCGGGGGAGGGGGCGCCGCAGGAACTGGCCGACGAGATGCACGCGGCGTGGGTGCGGTTCGTGGTGGAGGGCGACCCCGGCTGGCGGCACTGGGACGCCTCGCATCCGGTGCGGATGTTCGGCACCGACGGTCCGTCGATCGAGCACGGCCCGCGCGACGCGGAGATCGCCCTGTGGGCCGCCGACGCCGCCCGCCCCGATGAACCGCCCACCGCCACGAGTCCGGGAGCGCGCGGCACGGAGATACGGTCCGTCGTGCGACGCCTGCGCCTGCCGGGCTCGGTCCGCCGCCATTGA
- the mmuM gene encoding homocysteine S-methyltransferase: MTSDTGRPASPASPASPLSPAPFAAALAAGPLVLDGGMSNQLASAGHDLSDELWSARLLLEQPEAITDAHLAYFEAGADVAITSSYQATFEGFEKRGIARAEAVRLLTLSAELAREAARRARTDRPLWVAASVGPYGAMLADGSEYRGRYGLGVDALERFHRPRMEVLAAAGPDVLALETVPDADEARALLRAVRGLGVPAWLSYSVDGDRTRAGQPLDEAFGLAAEADEIVAVGVNCCAPGDVEGAVATAAEVTGKPVVVYPNSGEYWNAEARAWTGRASFTPDQVTAWRDAGAHLIGGCCRVGPETVSEIAGTVSGIAGTVSGIAGAVS; encoded by the coding sequence ATGACCAGCGACACCGGCCGCCCCGCCTCCCCTGCGTCCCCCGCGTCTCCCCTCTCCCCCGCCCCTTTCGCCGCCGCCCTCGCCGCTGGGCCGCTGGTCCTCGACGGCGGCATGTCCAACCAGCTCGCCTCCGCGGGCCACGACCTGAGCGACGAACTCTGGTCGGCCCGGCTCCTCCTGGAGCAGCCCGAGGCGATCACCGACGCACATCTCGCCTACTTCGAGGCGGGCGCGGACGTGGCGATCACCTCCAGCTACCAGGCCACCTTCGAGGGGTTCGAGAAGCGCGGGATCGCCCGTGCCGAGGCCGTCCGGCTGCTGACGCTGAGCGCGGAGCTGGCCCGCGAGGCGGCGCGCAGGGCCCGCACCGACCGTCCCCTGTGGGTCGCGGCCTCGGTCGGCCCGTACGGGGCGATGCTCGCCGACGGTTCCGAGTACCGGGGGCGGTACGGGCTGGGCGTCGACGCGCTGGAACGTTTCCACCGCCCGCGCATGGAGGTGCTGGCCGCCGCGGGGCCCGACGTGCTGGCCCTGGAGACCGTCCCGGACGCCGACGAGGCGCGGGCACTGCTGCGGGCGGTGCGCGGGCTCGGGGTGCCGGCCTGGCTGTCGTACAGCGTCGACGGCGACCGCACCCGCGCGGGCCAGCCGCTCGACGAGGCGTTCGGCCTGGCCGCCGAGGCCGATGAGATCGTCGCGGTCGGCGTCAACTGCTGCGCGCCTGGGGACGTCGAGGGTGCCGTCGCGACGGCCGCCGAGGTCACAGGCAAGCCGGTCGTCGTCTACCCGAACAGCGGCGAGTACTGGAACGCCGAGGCCCGCGCCTGGACCGGGCGCGCCAGCTTCACACCGGACCAGGTGACCGCCTGGCGCGACGCGGGGGCACACCTGATCGGAGGGTGCTGCCGGGTGGGCCCGGAAACGGTGTCGGAGATAGCGGGGACGGTGTCGGGGATCGCCGGGACGGTGTCGGGGATCGCGGGCGCGGTGTCGTAG
- a CDS encoding glycoside hydrolase family 43 protein yields the protein MSRDHDPPRAPQRRLVLKGAALAAGALAGGPASAGAAPLPPQPEPPPFVNPLVRQRADPHIHHSDGGYYFTATVPEYDRIVLRRSRTLGGLATAAESVIWTRHTTGVMGAHIWAPELHRIGGKWYVYFASAPAESVWDIRIWVLENAHQDPFAGTWVERGQVRTAWETFSLDATTFTHRGSRYLAWAQHEPGMENNTALWLSRMANPWTLTGPQIRLSTPEFDWECVGYRVNEGPAVLARNGRLFLSYSASATDHHYCMGLLTVDADADLMDPANWSKSPSPVFTSSDTTGQYGPGHNCFAVADDGLTDVLVYHARPYKEITGDPLNDPNRHTRVQRLGWHRDGTPDFGAPVPDAAPVSDSVKESA from the coding sequence ATGAGCCGCGATCACGATCCGCCCCGAGCGCCGCAGCGCAGGCTGGTGCTGAAGGGAGCCGCGCTGGCCGCGGGCGCCCTCGCCGGCGGGCCGGCGTCCGCGGGAGCCGCCCCGCTCCCGCCGCAGCCCGAGCCGCCCCCGTTCGTGAACCCCCTCGTCAGGCAGCGGGCCGACCCCCACATCCACCACTCCGACGGCGGTTACTACTTCACCGCGACCGTCCCCGAGTACGACCGGATCGTCCTGCGCCGCTCCCGCACCTTGGGCGGCCTCGCCACGGCCGCCGAGTCGGTGATCTGGACCAGGCACACCACCGGAGTGATGGGCGCGCACATCTGGGCGCCCGAGCTGCACCGGATCGGCGGCAAGTGGTACGTCTACTTCGCCTCCGCGCCCGCCGAGAGCGTCTGGGACATCCGGATCTGGGTGCTGGAGAACGCCCACCAGGACCCCTTCGCGGGGACCTGGGTGGAGCGCGGCCAGGTCAGGACCGCCTGGGAGACGTTCTCCCTCGACGCCACCACCTTCACCCACCGGGGCAGCCGCTATCTCGCCTGGGCGCAGCACGAACCCGGGATGGAGAACAACACCGCCCTGTGGCTGTCGAGGATGGCGAACCCCTGGACCCTGACGGGGCCTCAAATTCGTCTGTCGACACCGGAGTTCGACTGGGAGTGTGTCGGCTACCGGGTGAACGAGGGTCCCGCCGTGCTCGCCAGGAACGGGCGGCTGTTCCTGTCCTACTCGGCCAGTGCCACCGACCACCACTACTGCATGGGCCTGCTGACCGTGGACGCGGACGCGGACCTGATGGACCCGGCGAACTGGTCCAAGTCGCCGTCCCCGGTCTTCACCAGCTCCGACACCACCGGGCAGTACGGCCCGGGGCACAACTGCTTCGCGGTCGCCGACGACGGCCTGACCGACGTCCTCGTCTACCACGCCCGGCCGTACAAGGAGATCACCGGTGATCCACTGAACGACCCCAACCGCCACACCCGCGTCCAGCGCCTCGGCTGGCACCGGGACGGCACCCCCGACTTCGGCGCCCCGGTGCCCGACGCGGCGCCGGTCTCCGACTCCGTGAAGGAGAGCGCATGA